The following is a genomic window from Cuculus canorus isolate bCucCan1 chromosome 22, bCucCan1.pri, whole genome shotgun sequence.
GGCTTCTTTAAGTCAAGCGTTTAGTAAATACTTAAACCGGGGTGGGGAAACTCAGAATCTTATTTAAAGCCCTAGGGGGCTGGCGGGCAGAGCTGGGGACGGGGCTGCCCGGGGACCGAACCCTACCCCCCGCCCGAGCTGCCGGATTTTCCGAgataaaacccaacaaaactAGGAAGAACAGACCTCCCCACCGCGGCTCCCGATACGAACCGGTCTCTTCCAGCAGCTCCGCGTCGGGTTCTCAGCCCGGAACCCGCGGTAGCTCCGGCGGGCGGCCCGAGGCGGCGGGACGGAGCTGGCCCCGCGCCCCCCCTGCCCCGCGGAGTCGGCCGGGGCGGCACTGGGCCCGGTGGGGGGAAAGGCGGCGGCGGCGCACGGCGCTTTATGACGGCGGGGGGAGCGACGCCGCGCGCCAGGCGCCCAGGCCGCGGGAAGCGACCCCAGCCCCGCGCCCCGGCCCCGCAGCGCCCCCGGCGGCGGGGAGGACACACAGCGCCGCAGCGCCCACAGCGCCCCCGGCGGCGGGGAGGACACACAGCGCCCCCGGCGGCGGGGAGGACACACAGCGCCGCAGCGCCCACAGCGCCCCCGGCGGCGGGGAGGACACACAGCGTCCCCGGCGGCGGGGAGGACACACAGCGCCCACAGCGCCTCCGGCGGCGGGGAGGACACACAGCGCCCCCGGCGGCGGGGAGGACACACAGTGCCCCCGGCGGCGGGGAGGACACACAGCGCCCACAGCGCCTCCGGCGGCGGGGAGGACACACAGCGCCGCAGCGCCCACAGCGCCCCCGGCGGCGGGGAGGACACACAGAGCCCACAGCGCCCACAACGCCCCCGGCGGCGGGGAGGACACACAGCGCCCCCGGCGGCGGGGAGGACACACAGCGCCCTCAACCGGGGGGAAGCGCACGCTGCCGCCATTTTGGGGTCGCCTGCGCTCAGTGACACATGGCAGCCTCTCAGTGGCACATGGTGGCCCCTCAGTGGGACACGGCAGCCCCTCAGCATCACCCTGGCTCCCACCTCCTCGCCTGCCCCAGGATGAGCCGAAACTCCGTGTCCTCCCAAACCGCTCCCAGCGTTGCAAATCCCCCCCAGAAGGGGCAGCTGTGTCCCCTTGAGCGCAGCCCTTCCGTGAGCCATGGGCCCTCGGGCTGTCCCGACACCCCCCTCCGGTCGGGAGCACCCACCTGCTCCAGCCAGCGGCCATCAGCGTGATGACCCTGGCCATGTGTGCACCACAAGGTTCCCACGGCCATGAAGAGCTGCCccagcacaggcacagctgGGCAGGTCAAGGGAGAAACGACCCTCGTGCCCACAGCAACACTCCGGGAGGGGAGCTTGTCGGCTGTTTCCCACCctatcccatctcatcccatgccatccccatcccatcctgacCCCTTCCCTATTCCCACCCTCATCCTCATCATGTCCTGTCGTGTCCTgcttcccatccccatctccacctccatccccatcccatctcaccCCATCCCAACCCACCCGACCCTCTGCATGTGAATATCTCTTGGGGGCCTCAGTCCCCCTGTGAAACACGAGGGGCTGGGGGGACCCTGCTGGAGAGAGTGGGGTCATGGGGCTGGGAAGAGGGCAAGGAGTGAGGCGAGCACAGGAAGGTGACTGATTCTTCTGGGGTAGTTCTTCTTGCTGCTCCAAACCATGGTTTTGCAGGTGTCGCtggcagggagaaaaggagcagCCATAGCTGGAGTTGTTCCCACAGCCACCCGCTTCCTCCCTCCAGAGCATAATTTTTCCTCACATGAGTGCGGGTTCCTGCAGTCCCGGCGCTGCGCCAGCACACATCACGGGCCACCCTGGAGTGGGACCAGGGGTCCTTGACATCTCCCTGTCGAAGCAAGCTGTCAGTCTCTCTTCCCAGAGTGAGGGTTGAACAACtccaaatgcagaagaaagctgCTATAACAAGACAGGGATTGACTCCCGTCCACCATCCCATAGCTTCATGCTCACAAGATTCAGCTCCGGGGAGACTCGTAATTATCTGTTTCCAGCGTTCTTCAGCAGATCGTGAGGACAGAGCAGCATGGGATTCAGTGATTCATCAATGACCTTCAGGCACCATGGATGTCTTGTTAAGGGCGACTAAGATAGCCTACAGAGTCTAGTCTGCTGTGACTTTTTGATTCTATGttgcatttaatttcctttataaGTGAGATAATTGTATCATAAAAATGGGATATGATACATATCCCTTCATTACAGTGGAATAATTGAGAGTAGCAGAATAAAAGATAATAATAGCAACACGAATTGtaatattttgcagtattttcagtCCAGGTTATCTTCTAAAGATACAAATCCTCCTCCTGAGCTCATCATCTTCCTCCCacagctggcagtgctgggaggcAGCACTGGTGCACACTGGTGGGATTGTCCCCAGCACCTGCTGCTGTTTCACGGCTTGGTCCCCTGCAGCCCAGTCTCTCCTCAGATGGGAAACCATGGGCTGAGACAGGCATCTTGCTGTGGAAGGACCTTGGAGTGGCTCCCACTCTGACAGCTAAAGtcaaaacacagcagagctcAAAGATGTTTCCACATAAGACACCCTTTGGCTGCATGCAGCCTCTGTGGCTACTCTGAGAATGGCTTGTATTTGAAACACGTTTACTGACATTCACACTGCTTCCCAGGGGATGCCGTGCTGACAGCCACGGTCCTGTGTCCTTCTCACTCCCAACACTCACTAATGGTTGGGGTCATCCTCTGCCCAGAGCTGTCCTAGGGACCCCGTGCTGCTGTCACTGCCCTCAAAGCACAAGTGCAGCTGGCGCCAGTGACCAGCAGTGCCCAGATCCTCCCAATTTGCCTTCTCAAAACCTCAGCAGTGCCTGGAGCAAAGGTTACACCTTTTAACATCCTCATCTCACCAAGTCCATGTCCATTGCTGGTGCTGGATACCCATCCCCTGGAGGCTTTCCAAGCTACTCTGCTGTCGTGTGCCTGAGTGGCACCTGGGTCGCTGGTGGGCATCATGAATGATCATCTATTTTTCAACACGGATGGCAAATTTTCAACCAAACGCTGACCTTGGTTTAAGATTTCTCCTCTATAGCCTTGGGATTTTACCAGcagagggcaggcagggatTGCACTGCAAGAGGGAAAAGGCAGGGGCGCAGCAGGGAGAGGATTTCACCCAAGGCTACAGCACCGCTGAGATCTGTGATGCTTTCCATGCAGGGGGATTCGGCAGAGCAGGGCTCCCTTGCTCTGGAGCACTCGCTGCACAGCAAATCTCCTGCAGCCTGGAAGCAGCCTTGTCCCTCCCAGCAGCAGGCGAAGCCTCATCCCCCAAAACCCTGCTTTGCTCCCTGTCGAAGTGGGTCAGGCTGTTTAACACCACCGTGTGCCATGAGCAACACCAGCCGGACTGCTCCAAACACAGCCCACGCGTTCCCACAGGCCTcttaattatgattttttttgcttgaagaaTCAGGATGAAGAGAGTCCGCGGAGAGGTTGGGGATTTCCCCTACAGGGTAGATCAAAAGTCACCAGGATGTGTTAGAGCAGACATTTAGGCTAAGGAAaaccctgggaaaaaaattaagatccAGTCCTGGTCTACCACTCTAATCAGAGCACTGCTGCGAGAAAACCCCACGGGGCTGAACCGATGCCCTCCCACCCGCTCCAGCTCCTGTTTGATCAGCAGAGATCAGGAAGTGGGGTTTTTCActgtctctgttttgttttaccaCTGTAGCCGGCAGGGATGGTTTGTACGGCTGCCTCCCACGATGGGTAATGTGGTTCGGAGGCCACACCAGAGCACTGAGCTCCCACCGCAGACTCCAGCCGGGTCAGGGCAGCCCAGGCACCAGTGGGACAACTCATCATCTATAGCCCTGTTATTGCTCTTGAAGTTTCTCTCCATTTCCAGACAGATGCTGCATTGCTCTATCACAGCTGCAGTTGCTCCCTTCCAGCAATTCCCAACACAGCACTTAAAGCAGGAATTTATGGGCGGTTTTGAAAGGCATTTTGGAGTGAGAAGGAGTTATGAGAAAGGAAGTTGAATTCCCACCATTCCCTGGAAAATTCTCCCTGCATCTTATATGAGCAGGATCATTTACTGGTCCTTTCCTCTGAACAGAGGCAGGCTCTCAGCTGTGGCTCTTTGTTCAGTCCAAAGCATTTCCCGGCAGCATGAAGCAGCGGGGGTTATTCTGGTCCTGCTTGCAAAGGGTCAGGAGACCAAGGCAAGCCCTCAGAGTCTGGCTAAAAGGCTCTGCCAGACCTGATTTGTTCCCTGACATTTTTGTGGACATTGGTAgctaaatgaaattatttgttctcaAGCCACGGTTTATTGCCAGTCTGAGGGCAAGTGCTGCGGACTCTGCCTGATCTTGACTCACAGAGTGGTTTGCAAACCAGAAAGTCATGGGATCAGAGAGCAGCAGTTCTGAAACCACCAGCAGGGACATTATCTCACAAGCCACATCATACCTGTTTTGAAGCTTTTCAGGAACAGTATCTCACCTGACAAAACCAGCTGTCATTCAAGCAGGCTGGAGTAGCAGAAATGATTCACATCAACACTACATTTCACTGCCAGGACAGGGGTGGAAAGACTTTATTTGACACCTTTGCAGGATGTCACAGCTCGTGAATCTAACAGCTCTGCACAGTGTGAAGTGAGGCTGGGCTACTTGCTGTGAGGTCTAGTGTGCCAACCAGCCGCAGGAACAACTGGGGACCGTGAAGACCTCCTCTGACTTTATTAAAAGGGTGGCTGATCCTGGCACTTTGGGACAAGGGTGAGGAGAAGTAGCAGAGGCATTTATGTGTGTTAAGTGTGATGATGTTCATCAAAACAACTGGGAGGGAGTCACTTCCCAAACAACAGCAGATGCATACATTGACATGCACGTGACAGATACAGTCGGCAGGAACACAACCACCAGCTCATCTGCACAGTCTAACTGGCTTCACGTTTGACTGGAGGCTTGAGGAAAGCATTCACCATTTGACAGAgatcttctccctcttttttacCTTCCTTTGCACTGACCTTTCCATGTCGCTGTTTTCATGTCACAAAGCTGTAAAGCTGGGCAAGACTCCTTGGAGTGGGCACGCAGCTGGGTCAGGCTGTTCTGCACATCTATCCCAGCAAGTCAAGGCACAGATGCAGGGAGTGGGGGCTATTTGAAAGAgaggggagcactgggagaccCTGCCCCGGCCACCACAGGCGTTAGGGATGtggcacagcagcagggaggctgAAGAGCTTCaggtttctcttccttcctgcccaaagaagagaggaggacagctggaggagcagaggtgTATCTGCTGCACCAGCTGTCCTGGGACACACAGgacaaggcagaaaaagctCTCAGGAATCAGGAAAAGTGCAGACCCAGAGCTTGCCAAGGTCTGCAGTGAAACCTCAGTGGGTTTTGGTCCCAGGCCAGGGAGAGGGATGAGCAATGTGAGAccaaaacatgaaaacagagaCACTGTGGGAGGAGAGGGCGAGGGGTGCAGGGGTAAGAGAGAACAAGGGAGGCACTTCAAACACAGGCTGGTCTGACCTGTTCCCCCCTTTACAGTCACAGCTGTTCagcaggggatggaggagagacAGCTCCAGCAGGGAGACTGGCAGAGGGAAAGGCCTTTTCTTCTCACATTGGCtgtcagagccttctcctccaTGACAGACGTCCCTTTGAAGTCCTCTGTCTCGCCTGTCTTGCCTCTTCACACCTCTGTGCAGAACAGAGGCTGCAGAAGCCTCCCTCTGTCCGGCTGCTCCTGCACTGATAGTGCAGGAACCCAGCACAATCCCTGCGGACACGGCAGGGTTGCAGCTCGGCTGTGGGAACAAGCTCTGTTAAGCTGTTGCCTCCCTCCACCTTAAGGACACATAAGTGGGAAAAGTTGGTAATGCAGTGAGGAAAGTACAGAGATTAGCAGACAGCCAGTTTGCTGGGGGCTCTATGCTGCCTTGCAGggtgcagcagtgctggggaggaggcGAGTGTGTCTATCTCTCTACACCAAAATCAGGTGCTGCAGCCAGGGGACATATCACAGGGAGTCGTCGTGAGGAAGTCTCTGTCTGGCAGCTCTGAGTGCCCGAGGAAATAAGGCAGTAAATCAAGGCTGGctgttttccaaagaagagcaatgcTGGACTCCGCAGAGGGGTTtgctggaggagggaaagggttGGGATCTCTGTGTGTCCCCTCCTTTGTGGACAGAAGGGTCTGGAGTACAGCTGCGTGCAGACAAATTCATCGAACTGGATGTGATTTACGTTCGCAGGCATCATGAGGGAGAGAACGAGTGATGGTGAGGCAAGGAGAGCGTGGtgaggaggcagggaagagtAAAGAGAATTTTCTTCATGGATCCTTGGCTTCTGCAAAGCAGGAAAGATGCCTTTTCAGCTGCGTTTTTTCTTAGGCCTCTGGGGGCAATGAGTGCTGAAATATTCCTGTCTCCGAAGCAGAGGGGAGCGTCAGAAAGCCCCGATTTCAGTCGCCCAGGAGCGGCAGATCCTGGATGTCCCAACCCTGATCCCAGgtccctgcacagcagcacCCAAGGAGGGAGGTGCTGTGTAAGCCGGTGGAATGGGGACGGCAGCAGAGGCTGGCGAGAAGAGGAATGTTGCGATTTGGCTGCTCTTGGATGAGCCCTCTCTCAACACACCTGCTGGCGATGGCATCCTGGGCACAGCTGCTACAGCTGCTGATGAGCTTGCACCTCGGGCCCTCCGGCTAGAAGAAGCCATCCTGCTGGCCAGGAAGCTTCGGCGGGATGGCAGCATGTCGCTGGGAACACGGCGAAGTGGGGCTGACCTCACAGCAGGGCTTGGATACGCCAGGGAAGATGCAGTCAAAACAactggagcaggagcagcctcCCTCCTGGGGATTTGCACGGGGCCAGCAGTGCTGTGGAGGAAGGACCACGGCCACGTCTGGATGGGCAGCAGGGAAGTGGCCACAGGCGAAGGCTCCATTTCTGCCACATAATTattcaggtgggacaggagtCGCAGCCGGATGGGGTCAGCGGAGTTTTGGCCCTCAAGGATGCCCAGGTACCTGACAACTTCAGTCAGACATTCACGGAAGCCAATACTCCTGTAGTCCACAGCCAGAGCTCGGGCATCTAAGAAGCCTGTagggagaggacaagggtgATACTA
Proteins encoded in this region:
- the HEYL gene encoding hairy/enhancer-of-split related with YRPW motif-like protein, giving the protein MKRLCEESGSDTESDGTIDVGREEEYSHVSRSVSPTTTSQIQARKKRRGIIEKRRRDRINSSLSELRRLVPTAFEKQGSSKLEKAEILQMTVDHLKMLHATGGTGFLDARALAVDYRSIGFRECLTEVVRYLGILEGQNSADPIRLRLLSHLNNYVAEMEPSPVATSLLPIQTWPWSFLHSTAGPVQIPRREAAPAPVVLTASSLAYPSPAVRSAPLRRVPSDMLPSRRSFLASRMASSSRRARGASSSAAVAAVPRMPSPAGVLREGSSKSSQIATFLFSPASAAVPIPPAYTAPPSLGAAVQGPGIRVGTSRICRSWATEIGAF